In Anopheles gambiae chromosome 2, idAnoGambNW_F1_1, whole genome shotgun sequence, a single window of DNA contains:
- the LOC1269515 gene encoding uncharacterized protein LOC1269515 isoform X2 translates to MSVRNFSPSRIPLATSKISFVSRNKPNDAPGKARAGDPSNHDNESHLEDNNSTEIKVNVAALIATHQEKQQQSIGSTTAAQPLKGASTYQREHADNNGIVSAQKDEATSEPIVSVSDKCQQFEQRIRKNSIDSSVNTITQRKPYNSSASLDESQPKPGTTNNGIYGQVYCDAVNADNGSFSGADLLHEIDHALVLAKDFLFSRESGTTLTIGPKFKAKTSSLGVWSPFNRSTEVLTKEELAERSSSKNKSNTSQQSPVWTPRSAPPSPATERREFRPIGFESPKPTRRTLTPSPADPSTVVAPPWNQPGYNPPLPISDNFKPYPIQNSASNPTLGAPVRSASASTTSQGQVTQVRFPPQQKSTISHDPTINTLLKSKDGKTATIKASETSESQQKGSTTSIIRTSSSLMTNSSRQSSAGIINPTANQKPLVGQRSEKASTSLQDNNYSQDRKMQQTAHKVDGIGPITREGMPLTLRSEIDEGNRDKWYKQMYQTLHKTQDDADYVTVRYKTRRGYPYKSSGYQSEPEPNYDSDYTVKYSTLDRRRTPIGLSSTSYSKFNTLQNKPTTPQQYHQQSIKSVHSSYKNQPGKIEDYIPGRSSISEKESKEWWDEVMDIFNGQLEHQKLTTSKTYTEGNLSRALKEQGYESDSTLVFRKRDPPASAALSPVEQKQYYKNMQAGGEVPLQGFRKPAPERPKDHSEEQIESDLMVEIKESMTGSQSNGANAGKLAMSADGSTNPFRHRETIACYPITNIHQPLDMFGPFPKEYRTFVPPAPPSRKSSRSNSTLKIMSQVKTNTFNRRTMLERTTTTTSSSSGMKQPSKFRSKSAGPLFYGGATSSSSIVTSASLMKEEKNQENSTRVASKRYTAGSYRTSSSSPTGQQRKASQSPVAFGRGISKERTFAEEKKRIEEKLPKIVSVSTSILRNPELKSPNEVKKALRSSYLPIVGRVETPERSSLKRYSSHGTYRSASSIYSSNKSINRVSSPASTYKREEKNGSHHHQLKKSFNRKSSTVRTTTPSITIKTSFQKASKAFGLKAKTSSNQSLARTCSTYSIDSTNSKTRRSRISDGPSSTIPPTRNHPRSAQKIFLGNSLDRGLKTVKTKSPTPVLQETHLQSMVQRNESMRSDDFFQKLFLRGHPPQGETDGDGKPTSVLEKARMWNSLTCRSEPSLKQSNYYLSQVKPVSSSKFKTNDRSDISELSTAYQIVRQIGGDVIEQVNRFESMIKLTDNQQDDQHQFGYVRGRRMEIDYSFHERSRSEPPAEKTTTTTTSTIIQEELIGTDTPRTIVGRRCQIAQRTSRSPSCRRIQYLKGKEGQVKKIIRARSLSGTNGQRGRLDKPKDELVRSHSLNLSQDSSVSRSRFRELNTFYNSLERLGQLERETSSSSNDLRPSRRMREEEIIDYDLWKRVRVQEKAERELSQLKSKLKQDQREKDLFFLPRDPEDVRWRSDLDTGLRNREKSVEDLKCILNEQALNFEDAKLRDLETRKDHYKPLWRGSSVIDVASHLEEKYSTQGEKRDEPQSLDIISSNLLSTLSSEQMKKLKNQLSEIYSNSTPKDPATPSRVSSEMYHHQEEYIINVPERASRLESLLKVRSHSVLTQDKVNQCQLRAQSLKLDHKTGEKLASKSSAQSNQQTFQSNSLPSKTFDRVALSRSLCQELKDKILEKHHTLPSIGKKKKNARPTILASEASIFSSLENTRKRGDANTTSSTQQPLSRQQTSEGANKNIEDKARKERLQSHCDTESISSETSNKTVIFRSQTLCQAAADDVPVEDIKTKIKYFENKQGEDTPTVTIYHAREDSSLSEDESGTKQQAASKKSAAKGTSGSMITLSQSFTDLKDLFGEKRSVSCSAYTANSSSQESKRTSVRKMSPKRFTFRSRSSTPDYATCIQTGEVKKIKDKFESLDVNIWRQSEDIAVSSERHYQSDSELSRQPFGEYEKRDTENSSKKNQSKQTTPSTIVRHHESGDVSRITHKYEAQSERARCRKSRKDRVISPIPKNPFRKDDRFMPHINVISKTASLKQEIKPTRALHHHQHHPSAKTTSAVLQAPHDTCASPRTTPTPTGSARRSASSGSEEFEKLKKSPRRYIESDVNIHYKTPIRFEYKEPIPDDELAYRQAEHMRRVYQEERRRKYIHELEDMNARRHMDNILPSQKSPIPLNRYDDFPADLSPKPLIVQQPKTIARALYNFQGQSVRELSFRKGDIIYLRRQIDKNWYEGEHNATVGLLPANYIEILTRDNVNVKQPLPKKPTREGKARAKFNFTAQTAVELSLLKGELVTLTRRVDDNWFEGKIGSKKGIFPVSYVEILTDIDGEESYDIEPIVSRPQSALGVTSQTSQALTTHFDNSHTNGRISPGIVRETKTIQKTEVLHVDTSNEPISYRALYNYKPQNTDELELLEGDVVYVLEKCDDGWYVGTSARTGCFGTFPGNYVNKM, encoded by the exons TGAGAAACTTTTCGCCGTCACGAATTCCTCTCGCAACGTCTAAAATATCATTTGTATCACGAAACAAACCCAATGATGCACCGGGAAAAGCCCGTGCAGGAGACCCATCAAATCACGACAATGAATCACATTTGGAAGATAATAATTCTACCGAAATCAAGGTTAATGTAGCGGCACTCATTGCTACACACCaggaaaagcagcagcaaagtaTTGGTTCCACAACTGCAGCACAACCTTTAAAAGGTGCCTCTACTTACCAACGAGAACATGCCGATAACAACGGTATTGTTTCGGCACAAAAAGATGAAGCAACTTCCGAACCGATAGTTAGCGTCAGTGACAAGTGCCAACAGTTCGAACAGCGTATTAGAAAAAACTCTATTGATAGTAGTGTTAATACGATTACCCAGCGAAAACCCTACAACAGTTCTGCGTCATTGGACGAATCGCAGCCAAAACCCGGTACGACCAACAATGGTATCTATGGACAAGTTTATTGTGATGCTGTTAATGCTGATAATGGTTCTTTCTCGGGAGCCGACTTGCTGCATGAGATTGATCACGCACTAGTGCTTGCTAAAGATTTCTTATTTTCGCGCG AGAGCGGAACAACGTTAACAATTGGCCCTAAATTTAAGGCAAAAACATCTAGCCTAG GCGTGTGGTCCCCCTTCAATCGATCTACAGAAGTCCTAACCAAGGAAGAACTTGCCGAACGATCGTCATCCAAGAACAAGTCTAACACATCACAACAATCTCCCGTTTGGACACCACGCAGCGCGCCCCCATCACCCGCAACGGAACGTCGCGAATTCCGTCCAATCGGGTTTGAATCGCCGAAACCAACACGGAGAACTTTAACCCCAAGTCCGGCTGATCCTTCGACCGTGGTAGCGCCCCCCTGGAACCAGCCCGGCTACAATCCCCCACTGCCCATTTCAGACAACTTCAAACCTTACCCAATTCAAAACTCCGCCTCAAACCCAACACTTGGGGCACCTGTTCGCTCGGCAAGCGCATCCACAACCTCACAAGGTCAGGTTACTCAAGTACGATTTCCACCCCAGCAAAAATCTACCATCTCACATGACCCAACGATAAATACACTTCTTAAATCGAAAG ATGGAAAAACAGCGACTATAAAAGCATCTGAAACATCAGAGAGCCAGCAGAAAGGCTCAACTACTAGTATTATTCGCACCTCATCGTCTTTAATGACGAACTCCTCTCGACAGAGTAGCGCGGGCATCATAAATCCTACAGCTAATCAAAAGCCTTTAGTAG GACAAAGATCGGAAAAAGCTAGCACATCTTTGCAAGATAACAATTATTCCCAGGATCGCAAGATGCAACAGACAGCTCACAAGGTTGATGGCATCGGCCCTATTACCAGGGAAGGAATGCCACTCACGTTACGATCA GAAATTGATGAAGGCAATCGAGACAAATGGTATAAACAAATGTACCAAACGCTGCACAAAACCCAGGATGATG CCGATTATGTTACCGTTCGATACAAAACTCGCAGAG GATATCCTTACAAATCTAGCGGCTATCAGTCGGAGCCGGAACCAAACTACGATTCGGACTACACCGTCAAGTATAGCACACTCGATCGTAGACGAACACCGATCGGGCTAAGTTCGACTAGCTACAGCAA GTTCAACACACTGCAGAACAAACCCACAACACCTCAACAGTACCACCAACAGTCGATAAAGTCGGTACATTCTTCCTATAAAAATCAGCCAGGAAAAATTGAAGATTACATTCCGGGCCGCTCGTCAATCTCGGAAAAAGAATCCAAAGAG TGGTGGGATGAAGTAATGGACATTTTTAACGGG CAATTAGAGCATCAGAAACTGACGACTAGCAAGACATACACTGAAGGGAACTTATCAAG AGCACTGAAGGAGCAAGGGTACGAGAGTGATTCTACGCTGGTCTTTCGTAAACGAGATCCTCCCGCCAGTGCTGCATTGAGTCCAGTAGAGCAAAAGCAATACTATAAAAACATGCAAGCTGGGGGCGAAGTCCCACTACAAGGGTTTCGGAAACCTGCTCCAGAAAGGCCAAAAG ATCACAGTGAAGAACAGATCGAGTCGGATTTGATGGTGGAAATCAAGGAAAGTATGACTGGCAGCCAATCCAACGGCGCAAATGCCGGAAAACTGGCCATGTCCGCTGACGGCAGTACCAATCCATTCCGCCATCGGGAGACCATTGCCTGTTATCCTATTACAAACATTCACCAACCGCTGGACATGTTTGGACCTTTTCCGAAAGAGTACCGCACGTTCGTACCACCCGCACCGCCGAGCCGAAAGTCTTCGCGCAGCAACTCAACGTTAAAAATCATGTCGCAggtcaaaacaaacacattcaatAGACGTACGATGCTCGaacgaaccaccaccacaacgtCGTCATCGTCTGGAATGAAACAACCATCAAAATTCCGTTCAAAATCGGCGGGACCCTTATTCTACGGGGGTGCTACTTCGAGCTCTTCGATTGTAACATCCGCGTCGCTGatgaaagaggaaaaaaatcaagaaaacAGTACACGAGTAGCTTCCAAACGCTATACCGCTGGCTCGTATCGGACAAGCTCGAGCAGCCCCACCGGACAGCAGCGAAAGGCGAGTCAAAGTCCGGTGGCATTCGGTAGAGGCATCTCGAAGGAGCGTACGTTCGCggaagaaaagaaacgcaTCGAGGAAAAACTACCCAAAAttgtttcagtttcaacaaGCATTTTGCGCAATCCAGAACTAAAATCTCCGAATGAAGTCAAGAAAGCCTTGCGCAGTTCGTATCTTCCGATAGTGGGCAGAGTAGAAACCCCTGAAAGGTCATCACTGAAACGCTACTCATCGCATGGAACGTATCGCAGCGCATCAAGCATTTATTCTTCGAACAAAAGTATTAATCGAGTTTCATCTCCTGCTTCGACGTATAAGAGGGAAGAGAAGAATGGCTCACATCATCACCAGCTAAAGAAATCCTTCAATCGGAAATCCTCCACAGTGCGCACCACGACGCCAAGCATCACAATTAAAACAAGCTTCCAAAAAGCATCGAAAGCTTTCGGACTCAAAGCCAAAACATCCTCAAATCAAAGTCTCGCCCGTACTTGCTCGACTTATTCAATCGATTCTACCAATTCCAAGACCCGACGATCCCGTATTTCAGACGGTCCATCAAGCACCATACCACCGACCAGAAACCATCCGAGATCTGCTCAAAAAATATTTCTGGGCAACAGTCTAGACCGTGGACTTAAGACTGTAAAGACCAAATCACCCACACCAGTGTTACAGGAAACACACCTTCAGTCTATGGTACAACGTAACGAAAGTATGCGCAGTGATGATTTCTTCCAGAAACTTTTCCTTCGAGGACATCCGCCCCAAGGTGAAACAGATGGCGATGGAAAACCGACAAGTGTACTAGAAAAAGCCCGCATGTGGAATAGTCTTACGTGCCGTTCGGAGCCTTCACTCAAACAATCTAATTACTATCTCTCTCAAGTGAAGCCCGTATCATCCTCCAAATTTAAAACCAACGACCGGTCCGATATTTCAGAGCTATCCACTGCATATCAAATCGTACGCCAGATTGGTGGAGACGTAATCGAACAAGTGAACCGGTTCGAATCGATGATAAAACTCACGGATAATCAGCAAGACGACCAACATCAATTTGGGTACGTTCGTGGGCGACGTATGGAAATAGATTACAGCTTCCACGAGCGCAGCCGCAGTGAGCCACCGGCAGAGAAAAcgaccaccactaccactagtACGATTATACAGGAAGAGCTGATCGGTACAGACACGCCAAGAACGATCGTGGGTCGACGGTGCCAAATTGCTCAACGCACATCCCGGTCGCCCTCCTGTCGACGCATTCAGTATCTCAAAGGGAAAGAAGGACAGGTAAAGAAAATCATACGAGCACGCAGCCTGAGTGGTACCAACGGGCAGCGGGGTCGTTTGGACAAACCCAAGGATGAGCTGGTCCGCAGCCACTCACTAAATCTCAGCCAAGATTCCAGTGTTTCGCGTAGCCGCTTTCGTGAGCTGAACACTTTCTACAATAGCCTCGAGCGACTCGGACAGCTAGAACGCGAAACGTCATCTTCGTCCAACGACTTACGGCCTTCTCGGCGCATGCGAGAAGAAGAAATCATCGACTACGATCTCTGGAAGCGTGTACGCGTCCAAGAGAAAGCAGAACGTGAGTTGAGTCAGCTGAAGAGCAAGCTCAAACAAGATCAGCGCGAGAAGGATCTGTTTTTCTTGCCTCGCGATCCAGAAGATGTACGCTGGCGAAGCGACCTGGATACGGGACTGCGCAATCGAGAAAAATCGGTAGAGGATTTAAAATGTATTCTGAATGAACAGGCGCTTAACTTTGAGGATGCAAAACTACGCGATCTCGAAACTCGCAAAGACCATTACAAACCGCTGTGGCGGGGATCATCAGTCATTGATGTCGCCTCCCATTTGGAGGAAAAATATTCTACTCAAGGCGAAAAAAGAGATGAACCCCAGTCGCTGGATATTATCAGCAGTAACCTACTCAGCACACTATCGTCGGAGCAAATGAAAAAACTAAAGAACCAACTGAGTGAAATTTATAGCAACAGTACCCCAAAGGACCCGGCCACACCATCGCGCGTTTCCTCCGAAATGTACCATCATCAAGAGGAATACATTATCAACGTGCCCGAAAGAGCTAGCCGACTGGAATCGTTGCTTAAAGTACGTAGCCACTCGGTGCTCACACAGGATAAAGTAAATCAATGCCAGCTTCGAGCGCAATCGCTTAAACTCGACCATAAAACCGGCGAAAAACTGGCCAGCAAATCATCCGCCCAGAGTAATCAACAAACCTTTCAAAGCAACTCCTTGCCTTCAAAAACATTTGATCGAGTTGCTCTTTCACGATCGCTCTGCCAGGAGCTAAAGGATAAAATTTTGGAAAAGCATCATACACTACCATCGATcggtaaaaagaaaaaaaatgctcgaCCAACAATTCTTGCGTCGGAGGCATCGATATTCTCATCGTTAGAGAACACCAGGAAAAGGGGCGATGCAAACACAACTTCATCAACACAACAACCGTTAAGCCGACAACAAACAAGTGAGGGTGCCAACAAAAATATTGAGGATAAGGCACGTAAAGAACGGCTACAGTCGCACTGCGACACCGAAAGTATCTCCTCAGAAACCTCCAACAAAACGGTCATTTTTCGCAGTCAGACATTGTGCCAGGCTGCAGCAGACGATGTACCTGTAGAGGATATCAAAACTAAGATCAAGTATTTTGAAAACAAGCAAGGAGAGGACACTCCCACTGTGACCATTTACCATGCCCGAGAGGATTCGTCTCTCTCCGAGGATGAGTCCGGGACTAAACAACAAGCAGCAAGCAAGAAAAGCGCAGCTAAAGGAACGTCCGGTTCAATGATAACGCTATCCCAATCATTCACTGATCTGAAAGATCTTTTCGGCGAAAAGCGATCGGTGTCCTGTTCCGCCTACACTGCCAATAGTTCCAGCCAGGAATCGAAGCGTACTTCAGTGCGAAAAATGTCACCGAAACGCTTCACTTTTCGATCCCGAAGTTCCACCCCGGACTACGCTACCTGCATACAGACGGGTGAGGTGAAAAAGATTAAAGATAAGTTTGAAAGTTTGGACGTGAACATATGGCGCCAATCGGAAGACATCGCAGTAAGTTCAGAACGACATTATCAGAGCGATTCAGAGCTAAGTCGCCAACCGTTCGGCGAGTACGAGAAACGTGACACTGAAAACTCCAGCAAGAAAAACCAAAGCAAGCAAACGACACCATCTACGATCGTGCGCCATCACGAATCAGGGGACGTTTCCCGTATCACACATAAATACGAGGCACAGTCGGAACGTGCCCGGTGCCGCAAATCACGTAAAGATCGCGTAATATCACCCATACCAAAAAACCCCTTTCGGAAGGATGATCGGTTCATGCCGCATATAAACGTCATCAGCAAGACAGCGTCGCTTAAGCAAGAAATTAAGCCTACGCGTGCTctccaccatcatcagcatcatccgtCAGCCAAAACGACGTCCGCAGTACTCCAGGCGCCTCATGATACGTGCGCATCGCCTCGAACTACTCCAACTCCAACTGGCAGCGCACGTCGCAGCGCGTCCTCTGGTAGTGAGGAGTTTGAAAAGCTCAAAA AGTCTCCGCGCCGCTACATCGAAAGTGATGTCAACATCCATTACAAAACGCCGATCCGGTTCGAGTATAAGGAACCGATCCCGGACGATGAACTTGCCTATCGGCAGGCGGAGCATATGCGACGGGTTTATCAGGAAGAACGCCGCCGGAAGTACATACATGAATTGGAAGACATGAATGCCCGGCGGCACATGGACAACATTTTGCCGTCGCAAAAATCGCCCATCCCGCTGAACCGGTATGACGATTTTCCCGCTGATCTGTCTCCGAAACCGCTGATCGTTCAGCAGCCCAAAACCATTGCTCGAGCGTTGTACAACTTTCAGGGACAGAGCGTAAG GGAACTGTCTTTCCGCAAGGGCGATATCATTTATTTGAGAAGGCAAATCGATAAAAATTGGTACGAAGGAGAGCATAATGCCACGGTCGGCCTATTGCCAGCTAATTATATAGAG ATTCTTACTAGAGACAACGTGAATGTAAAGCAACCGCTACCCAAGAAACCCACTCGGGAAGGTAAGGCAAGGGCTAAGTTCAATTTCACCGCACAAACTGCCGTCGAGCTGTCGCTTCTGAAGGGTGAGCTGGTGACGCTCACGAGAAGAGTGGATGACAACTGGTTCGAAGGCAAAATAGGAAGCAAAAAGGGAATCTTTCCAGTATCGTATGTAGAG atacTGACCGACATCGATGGTGAGGAGAGCTACGACATCGAACCAATTGTCAGCCGCCCTCAGTCCGCTCTGGGAGTCACTAGCCAAACGTCACAGGCACTGACAACGCACTTCGACAACTCGCACACCAACGGCCGCATCTCGCCCGGTATCGTACGAGAAACGAAAACGATTCAGAAAACGGAAGTTTTGCACGTAGACACATCTAATGAACCTATATC CTATCGCGCTTTGTATAACTACAAACCACAAAACACCGATGAACTAGAGCTGCTGGAAGGGGATGTAGTCTACGTTTTGGAGAAATGTGACGATGGTTGGTATGTCGGCACGTCCGCACGCACAGGATGCTTCGGCACGTTTCCCGGAAACTACGTCAACAAAATGTGA